The following are from one region of the Candidatus Woesearchaeota archaeon genome:
- a CDS encoding helix-turn-helix domain-containing protein: protein MVEKSTKKLNFSKKLNSNTLQQRRNVPKKLKLTKGEKEVLHLLHIECLTPVQIAKRRKVSKSAVSQIIKRLKEKGFFNAGLKSLTHGGVTSQSLTREHPFRLHAQRFYIEILDRTDAFMKKIRQIGKGIEYVDGNYITYNEKYIQILGKKDFWADTPLEAEEQSLEYWTKFILRLEQKLKVVLLKNGYENIRYSKSGEFAETNNELARDYNDRKDKLMVRGTEDNKVWLIVDNSFNLHEMETTHSKFSMDDAIKVTDHFNDIRDFPVLRPSDISRIVGEISRNVEELTKHQAQMFNSQTNTNEQLKAVIGLHQNLVNMANPEINKNNGGKTEDFDIRNSSMFM from the coding sequence ATGGTAGAAAAATCTACAAAAAAGCTTAACTTTTCAAAAAAGCTTAACTCTAACACTTTACAACAACGGCGTAATGTACCTAAAAAGCTTAAATTAACTAAGGGTGAAAAGGAAGTTTTGCATCTTTTACACATTGAGTGTTTAACTCCTGTTCAGATAGCTAAAAGGCGAAAAGTAAGCAAATCAGCAGTTTCTCAAATAATTAAAAGACTTAAAGAAAAAGGGTTTTTCAATGCTGGATTAAAAAGCTTAACTCATGGTGGGGTGACTTCACAATCCCTTACGAGGGAACATCCATTTAGATTGCATGCTCAAAGGTTCTATATTGAGATTTTAGATAGGACAGATGCCTTTATGAAAAAAATCCGACAAATTGGAAAAGGCATTGAGTATGTAGATGGCAATTATATAACTTATAATGAGAAATATATTCAAATATTAGGAAAAAAAGATTTTTGGGCTGATACGCCTCTTGAAGCAGAAGAACAAAGTTTAGAATATTGGACTAAATTTATTTTAAGATTAGAACAAAAATTAAAAGTAGTTCTTCTGAAAAATGGATATGAAAATATAAGATATTCTAAATCGGGAGAATTTGCAGAAACTAATAATGAGCTTGCCAGAGATTACAATGATAGAAAAGATAAATTGATGGTTCGTGGAACTGAAGATAATAAAGTTTGGCTTATTGTAGATAATTCTTTTAATTTGCATGAAATGGAGACAACACACTCTAAATTTTCAATGGATGATGCAATAAAGGTTACTGACCATTTTAACGACATAAGAGATTTCCCAGTTTTGAGACCAAGTGATATTTCAAGGATTGTAGGAGAGATTAGTAGAAATGTTGAAGAATTGACAAAACACCAAGCTCAAATGTTTAATTCTCAAACGAATACAAATGAACAATTAAAAGCAGTGATTGGACTTCATCAAAATTTAGTCAATATGGCAAATCCAGAAATAAACAAAAATAATGGAGGTAAGACTGAAGATTTCGATATTAGGAATTCTAGTATGTTTATGTAA